The sequence below is a genomic window from Candidatus Schekmanbacteria bacterium.
TATTTATTCGAAAATACTTTCTGAAGTGCATAATGCCCATATAGACGGATTAGTTAAAACCAAAGAAGAAGAAATAAAACTTGCCCGACAGCTTTACAAGAAATTGATTGGGAAATAAAATCTCTCTATTCCTTATTTTGTGCATCAACGACTGCTATTGATGTCATATTTACAATGTCATTGACTTCGCATTCTCTTTGAAGGACATGGACAGATTTGCTCATCCCAACTAAAATTGGACCTATAACCTCTGCACCGCCTAATCTTTGCATCAATTTGTATGCAATGTTGCCCGAAGCAAGGTCAGGGAAAATAAGTATATTTGCACCGTCTTTTATATTACAGAAGGGATATGTATTTTTTATTATTTCAGGCACAACAGCAGTATCTGCCTGCATTTCACCATCGATTACAATATCAGGCCTCTTTTCCTTTACTATTTCAACGGCCTTTTTAACTTTTTCCGCTTCAGGATGCTTTGTACTTCCAAAATTGGAAAAAGAAAGCATTGCTACTTTGGGAAAGATATCGAACTCTTTTGCAAAGTCTGCCGCACATATAGCTATTTCGGCAAGGTCATTATGGTCAGGGGTGATATTTACAGTCGTATCTGCAAAGATGAAAACTTTTTCTTTTATGATAAGAAAATAAAGGCCACAGACTTTGTTCAATTCTTTCTTTTTCTTCACAATTTGAAGAGCGGGCCTTATAGTTGCAGGATAATGCTGAGTGATGCCTGATACCATTCCTTCCGCATCGCCAACATGGACCATCATCGAGCCATAGACGATTGGATTCTTCATCATCTCCTTTGCTTCTACAAGTGTTACGCCATTGCGCTTTCTTATGTCATGAAGCTTTTCTACATAGGTCTTAAATTTTTCAGATTCTAATGGGTTGATTATTTCAGCATCATCGATGTTTAGGCGATAATTTTCAGCGATCGATTTTATTTTTTCTTTCCTGCCCAAAAGTACGGGTTTTGCAATTTTTTCATCTATCAAAATATGACAAGCTCTGATAATCTTTTCATTTTCACCTTCTGGGAAAACAATCTTTTTAGGGTTTGATTTTGCCTTACTTATGATTGTTCTTACTATTTCCTTTGATTTACCAAGTCGAGCTTCAAGCTGTTTCTTGTATTCTTCAGGGTCTATTTTTATTCTTGCTACACCGCTTTCGATTGCAGCCATTGCAACTGCCGGTGCTTCCCAAAGAAGTACTCGCGGGTCAAAAGGTTTGGGGATGATATATTCAGGTCCAAATTTTAATTCCTTTACGCCATAGGCACGGCAAACTGACTCAGGGACATCCTCCTTTGCAAGTGCGGCAAGGGCTCGCGCCGCGGCAATCTTCATTGCCATATTTATTGATTTTGCTCTAACATCCAAGGCACCTCTAAAAATAAAGGGGAATCCTAAAACATTGTTCACCTGATTGGGATAATCTGAGCGTCCAGTTGCGAAAATTAAATCGTCTCTTGCATCGAGGGCGTCCTCATATGTAATTTCAGGGTCAGGATTAGCCATTGCAAAAACAATTGGCTTATCATTCATCGATTTGAGCATTTTTTTGGAGACACAGTCTTTTACCGAGACGCCTACAAATACATCCGCACCTTCCATAGCTTCCTCAAGAGTGCGGCACTTAGTATTGGAAGCAAGCCTCTCTTTGTATTTATTCATACCTTCTTTGCGTCCCTTATATACAACTCCTCTTGAGTCGCACATTATTACATTTTCCCGTTTGACTCCCAATTCGATATAAAGTTCTGCGCATGCAATACCTGCCGCTCCTGCCCCATTATAAACGACTTTTACTTTGTCAATGTCTTTTCCTGTTATTTCCAGTGCATTGAGAAGAGCTGCTGCTGAGATGATAGCAGTGCCATGCTGGTCGTCGTGAAATACCGGTATTTCAAGTTCTTTTTTCAATGTTTCCTCGATGTAGAAACAATCAGGAGCTTTGATATCTTCGAGATTGATGCCGCCAAAAGTTGGTTCCAAAAGCTTAACTACATTAATTACATCGTCAGGGTCTTTGGATTTAATTTCAAGGTCGAAGACATCTATATCGGCAAAACGTTTAAAGAGTACTCCTTTGCCTTCCATAACAGGTTTGCCTGCCAAGCCGCCTATGCATCCTAATCCCAAAACAGCAGTGCCATTGGATACAACGGCCACTAAATTCCCTTTGGCGGTATATTCATAAGCCATTTCGGGGTCTTTTTCAATTTCAAGGCAGGGTACAGCGACTCCTGGTGTGTAAGCAAGAGATAGGTCTCTTTGAGTTAAACAGGGTTTTGTAGCAATGACTTCGATTTTACCTTTTCTACCTTTTGAATGATACTCTAATGCTTCAGTTTTTAACGGCATAATCAATCTCCCACATTAATACAGCAACTGGAAAAATATCTCTTCTCCTTTAACAATTTTCAAATCCTCAAAAAATAGGATCAACTTATATTGAAATTTATACCTCTATCTTATGATTGTCAACTAAGCATCCTTTCCTGCATAAAGGTCGGTATATTTTAAAGCCGCTTTTATGAAGGCACGAAAAAGAGGATGTGCATTTAGAGGTTTTGATTTGAATTCTGGATGAAATTGAGTTGCAACAAACCATGGATGGTTTTTTAGCTCTATAACTTCTACATATTGGTCGTCTGGAGAAAGTCCGGAAAATACAACTCCTTTCTTCTTAAAAATTTCTCTATATTCATTGTTAAATTCATATCTATGGCGGTGTCTTTCATAAACTGTTTCCTGCTGATATGCTTCATATGCCTGAGTTCCCTTGATAATTTTACAAGGATACGCACCAAGACGCATTGTCCCGCCTTTTTCTTTTACATCTTTTTGGGATGACATAATATGAATGACATCATGGGCAGTTGTTGAGGAGAATTCTGAACTATTGGCACCTTCAAGGTTGCAAAGGTTTCTTGCTATATCGATGCTTGCAACTTGCATTCCAAGGCAAATTCCAAGAAATGGTATAAGATTTTCTCTGGCATAGGTTACAGCTTTGATTTTTCCTTCTATACCTCTTTCTCCAAAACCGCCGGGAACGAGAATTCCATCAACTCCCGAAAGATATTTTTCCAAGGGCTCATCAACAAGCCTTTCAGATTCAACCCACCTGATTTCAACTTTTGTGTCATTTGCAATTCCACTGTGAGTGAGAGCTTCAGATAAACTTTTATAGGATTCTGTGAGTTCAACATATTTTCCTACTATTGCAATCGTAACTTTGTATGTTGGATTGGATACCTTTTCTACGATTTCTTTCCATTTATCAAGTTTGGGTGTTCTTGCTTCTATTTGAAGTATTTTGAATATTATTTTATCCAATCCTTCTTTATGGAAAATTAGAGGCACTTCGTAGATAGTGCTTACATCCTTTGCTGTGATGACTGCATCCTTTGCCACATTACAAAAGAGACTGATTTTCGATTTTATTTCATCAGGCAGCTCATGAGAGGACCTGCAAAGGATAATATCTGGCTGAATACCTATAGACCTCAGCTCTTTAACAGAATGTTGAGTAGGTTTTGTTTTTAATTCACCTGCCGTTCCAAGATAGGGGACAAGGGTAAGGTGGATAAAAAGAGAA
It includes:
- a CDS encoding NADP-dependent malic enzyme, giving the protein MPLKTEALEYHSKGRKGKIEVIATKPCLTQRDLSLAYTPGVAVPCLEIEKDPEMAYEYTAKGNLVAVVSNGTAVLGLGCIGGLAGKPVMEGKGVLFKRFADIDVFDLEIKSKDPDDVINVVKLLEPTFGGINLEDIKAPDCFYIEETLKKELEIPVFHDDQHGTAIISAAALLNALEITGKDIDKVKVVYNGAGAAGIACAELYIELGVKRENVIMCDSRGVVYKGRKEGMNKYKERLASNTKCRTLEEAMEGADVFVGVSVKDCVSKKMLKSMNDKPIVFAMANPDPEITYEDALDARDDLIFATGRSDYPNQVNNVLGFPFIFRGALDVRAKSINMAMKIAAARALAALAKEDVPESVCRAYGVKELKFGPEYIIPKPFDPRVLLWEAPAVAMAAIESGVARIKIDPEEYKKQLEARLGKSKEIVRTIISKAKSNPKKIVFPEGENEKIIRACHILIDEKIAKPVLLGRKEKIKSIAENYRLNIDDAEIINPLESEKFKTYVEKLHDIRKRNGVTLVEAKEMMKNPIVYGSMMVHVGDAEGMVSGITQHYPATIRPALQIVKKKKELNKVCGLYFLIIKEKVFIFADTTVNITPDHNDLAEIAICAADFAKEFDIFPKVAMLSFSNFGSTKHPEAEKVKKAVEIVKEKRPDIVIDGEMQADTAVVPEIIKNTYPFCNIKDGANILIFPDLASGNIAYKLMQRLGGAEVIGPILVGMSKSVHVLQRECEVNDIVNMTSIAVVDAQNKE
- a CDS encoding CTP synthase; its protein translation is MKTKFIFITGGVVSSLGKGLAASAIGALLESSGLKVTLLKLDPYLNVDPGTMNPFQHGEVYVTEDGAETDLDLGHYERFISSQMKKENNLTSGQIYNTVIRKERRGDYLGGTVQVIPHVTDEIKRSILNLADSNDIVITEIGGTVGDIESQPFLEAIRQLGVELGRGNSLFIHLTLVPYLGTAGELKTKPTQHSVKELRSIGIQPDIILCRSSHELPDEIKSKISLFCNVAKDAVITAKDVSTIYEVPLIFHKEGLDKIIFKILQIEARTPKLDKWKEIVEKVSNPTYKVTIAIVGKYVELTESYKSLSEALTHSGIANDTKVEIRWVESERLVDEPLEKYLSGVDGILVPGGFGERGIEGKIKAVTYARENLIPFLGICLGMQVASIDIARNLCNLEGANSSEFSSTTAHDVIHIMSSQKDVKEKGGTMRLGAYPCKIIKGTQAYEAYQQETVYERHRHRYEFNNEYREIFKKKGVVFSGLSPDDQYVEVIELKNHPWFVATQFHPEFKSKPLNAHPLFRAFIKAALKYTDLYAGKDA